One Aegilops tauschii subsp. strangulata cultivar AL8/78 chromosome 7, Aet v6.0, whole genome shotgun sequence genomic window carries:
- the LOC109760945 gene encoding putative cellulose synthase-like protein D5, with the protein MASDHTNYTVFMPPTPDNQPGAAPTPASGGSTKPENLPLPRYTSGSKLVNRRSGDDGAAGGAKMERRLSTEQVASPSKSLLVRSQTGEFDHNRWLFETQGTYGIGNAYWPQDDNDDGAGMGGGSVKMEDLVDKPWKPLSRKVAIPPGILSPYRLLVLVRFVALFLFLVWRATNPNPDAMWLWGISIVCEYWFALSWLLDQMPKLNPINRAADLAALREKFESKTPSNPTGRSDLPGLDVFISTADPYKEPPLVTANTLLSILATDYPVEKLFVYISDDGGALLTFEAMAEACAYAKVWVPFCRKHSIEPRNPEAYFTQKGDPTKGKKRPDFVKDRRWIKREYDEYKVRINDLPEAIKRRAKAMNAHERKIARETAAASSDAAPPPVKATWMADGTHWPGTWLDSAPDHGKGDHASIIQVMIKNPHHDVVYGDADDHAYLDFTNVDVRIPMFVYLSREKRPGYDHNKKAGAMNAMVRASAVLSNGPFMLNFDCDHYVYNCQAIREAMCYMLDRGGDRICYIQFPQRFEGIDPSDRYANHNTVFFDGNMRALDGLQGPMYVGTGCLFRRYAIYGFNPPRAVEYHGLVGQTRVPIDPHARSGDGIADELRPLSDHPDHEAPQRFGKSKMFIESIAVAEYQGRPLADHPSVRNGRPAGALLMPRPPLDAATVAEAVSVISCWYEDNTEWGLRVGWIYGSVTEDVVTGYRMHNRGWRSVYCITKRDAFRGTAPINLTDRLHQVLRWATGSVEIFFSKNNAMLASRRLMFLQRMSYINVGIYPFTSLFLIMYCLLPALSLFSGQFIVATLDPTFLCYLLLITVTLVLLCLLEVKWSGIGLEEWWRNEQFWVIGGTSAHLAAVLQGLLKVAAGIEISFTLTAKAAAEDDDDPFAELYLIKWTSLFIPPLAIIGINIIAMVVGVSRCVYAEIPQYSKLLGGGFFSFWVLAHYYPFAKGLMGRRGRTPTIVYVWAGLISITVSLLWITISPPDDRVSQSGIEV; encoded by the exons ATGGCAAGCGACCATACCAACTACACGGTCTTCATGCCGCCCACCCCGGACAACCAGCCAGGCGCCGCGCCCACTCCCGCGTCCGGGGGCTCCACCAAGCCGGAGAACCTTCCCTTGCCACGCTACACCTCGGGCTCCAAGCTCGTGAACCGCCGGAGTGGCGACGATGGCGCGGCCGGCGGCGCCAAGATGGAACGTCGGCTTTCCACGGAGCAGGTGGCGTCGCCGTCCAAGTCGTTGCTGGTGCGGAGCCAGACCGGGGAATTCGACCACAACCGGTGGCTGTTCGAGACCCAGGGCACGTACGGCATCGGGAACGCCTACTGGCCGCaggacgacaacgacgacggcgCCGGCATGGGCGGCGGCAGCGTCAAGATGGAGGACCTCGTCGACAAGCCCTGGAAGCCGCTGAGCCGGAAGGTGGCCATTCCTCCGGGCATTCTAAGCCCCTACAG GTTGCTGGTGCTGGTGCGGTTCGTGGCGCTGTTTCTCTTCTTGGTATGGCGCGCGACGAACCCCAACCCGGACGCGATGTGGCTGTGGGGGATCTCCATCGTGTGCGAGTACTGGTTCGCCTTGTCCTGGCTCCTGGACCAGATGCCCAAGCTGAACCCCATCAACCGCGCCGCCGACCTGGCCGCGCTCCGGGAGAAGTTCGAGTCCAAGACGCCGTCCAACCCGACGGGCCGCTCCGACCTGCCGGGGCTCGACGTCTTCATCTCCACCGCCGACCCCTACAAGGAGCCGCCGCTCGTCACCGCCAACACGCTGCTCTCCATCCTCGCCACCGACTACCCGGTGGAGAAGCTCTTCGTCTACATCTCGGACGATGGCGGCGCGCTGCTCACCTTCGAGGCCATGGCGGAGGCCTGCGCCTACGCCAAGGTGTGGGTGCCCTTCTGCCGCAAGCACTCCATCGAGCCGCGCAACCCGGAGGCGTACTTCACCCAGAAGGGCGACCCCACGAAAGGCAAGAAGCGGCCGGACTTCGTCAAGGACCGGCGCTGGATCAAGCGCGAGTACGACGAGTACAAGGTGCGTATCAATGACCTCCCCGAGGCCATCAAACGGCGCGCGAAGGCCATGAACGCCCACGAGCGCAAAATCGCCCGTGAGACGGCCGCCGCCTCGTCCGATGCCGCCCCGCCCCCCGTCAAGGCCACCTGGATGGCCGACGGCACCCACTGGCCCGGCACCTGGCTCGACTCCGCCCCCGACCACGGCAAGGGCGACCACGCCAGCATCATCCAG GTGATGATCAAGAACCCACACCATGACGTGGTGTACGGGGATGCGGACGATCACGCGTACCTGGACTTCACGAACGTGGACGTGCGCATCCCCATGTTCGTGTACCTGTCGCGGGAGAAGCGGCCGGGGTACGACCACAACAAGAAGGCGGGCGCCATGAACGCCATGGTGCGCGCGTCCGCGGTCTTGTCCAATGGGCCCTTCATGCTCAACTTCGACTGCGACCACTACGTGTACAACTGCCAGGCCATCCGGGAGGCCATGTGCTACATGCTCGACCGCGGCGGCGACCGCATCTGCTACATCCAGTTCCCGCAGCGCTTCGAGGGCATCGACCCCTCCGACCGCTACGCTAACCACAACACCGTCTTCTTCGACGGCAACATGCGCGCGCTCGACGGCCTCCAGGGGCCCATGTACGTCGGCACCGGCTGCCTCTTCCGCCGCTACGCCATCTACGGCTTCAACCCGCCGCGTGCGGTCGAGTACCACGGCTTGGTCGGCCAAACCAGGGTACCCATCGACCCGCACGCACGCTCTGGGGACGGCATCGCCGACGAGCTCCGCCCGCTGTCCGACCACCCGGACCACGAGGCGCCGCAGCGGTTCGGCAAGTCCAAGATGTTCATCGAGTCCATCGCCGTGGCCGAGTACCAGGGTAGGCCGCTGGCGGATCACCCCTCGGTCCGGAACGGCCGCCCGGCCGGCGCGCTGCTCATGCCGCGGCCGCCGCTCGACGCCGCCACCGTGGCGGAGGCCGTCTCGGTGATCTCCTGCTGGTACGAGGACAACACGGAGTGGGGGCTGCGCGTCGGCTGGATCTACGGCTCCGTGACGGAGGACGTGGTGACCGGGTACCGGATGCACAACCGCGGGTGGCGCTCCGTGTACTGCATCACGAAGCGCGACGCGTTCCGGGGCACGGCGCCCATCAACCTCACCGACCGGCTCCACCAAGTGCTCCGGTGGGCGACGGGGTCCGTGGAGATCTTCTTCTCCAAGAACAACGCGATGCTCGCGTCCCGCCGGCTCATGTTCCTGCAGCGCATGTCGTACATCAACGTCGGCATCTACCCGTTCACGTCCCTCTTCCTCATCATGTACTGCCTCCTGCCGGCGCTCTCCCTCTTCTCCGGGCAGTTCATCGTGGCCACGCTGGACCCGACCTTCCTCTGCTACCTCCTGCTGATCACCGTCACGCTCGTGCTGCTGTGCCTACTGGAGGTGAAGTGGTCCGGGATAGGGCTGGAGGAGTGGTGGCGCAACGAGCAGTTCTGGGTGATCGGGGGCACGTCGGCGCACCTGGCGGCCGTGCTGCAGGGCCTGCTCAAGGTGGCCGCCGGCATCGAGATATCGTTCACGCTGACGGcgaaggcggcggcggaggacgacgacgacccGTTCGCGGAGCTGTACCTCATCAAGTGGACGTCGCTCTTCATCCCGCCGCTGGCCATCATCGGGATCAACATCATAGCCATGGTGGTGGGCGTGTCGCGCTGCGTGTACGCGGAGATCCCGCAGTACAGCAAGCTGCTGGGCGGCGGGTTCTTCAGCTTCTGGGTGCTGGCGCACTACTACCCGTTCGCCAAGGGCCTCATGGGCCGCCGGGGCCGCACGCCGACCATCGTCTACGTCTGGGCGGGGCTCATCTCCATCACCGTCTCCCTGCTCTGGATCACCATCAGCCCGCCCGACGACCGGGTCTCGCAGAGCGGCATCGAGGTGTGA